Proteins encoded in a region of the Pirellulaceae bacterium genome:
- a CDS encoding DUF1501 domain-containing protein: MFTIQLGQRQSRICDAIPRRTFLRVGGLAVGGLTLSQLLAAEAAQGIRNSNKSIIMIYLPGGPPHQDLFDLKPNAPVEIRGEFKPIKTSVPGIEICELLPQLAQRMDRLALIRSLVGAKDRHESFQCLTGRLRDNQPAGGWPEMGAILSKLQGPRDISVPPFVGLSPRMKHTPYNNGKPGFLGPAHAAFQPNGDGRNDLLLGDVSVDRLENRRHLLGSLDALRRRAEVSATIAGAGALQQQALGVLTSSRLANALDLTREDPKILARYGKGTERVQGDAAPRLNQQFLLARRLIEAGVRCVTLSYSFWDWHGNNFGLARKNFPDLDQAVSALVDDLHERGLEQDVTVIVYGEFGRTPRINKNAGRDHWPNVACALLAGGGMQTGQVIGSTDRHGAEAKDRPVHFQEIFATLYRNLGIDAQNMTVSDLTGRPQYLVDGDFAALPELI, from the coding sequence ATGTTTACGATCCAATTAGGCCAGCGCCAAAGCCGCATCTGTGATGCGATTCCCCGCCGTACGTTCTTGCGAGTCGGTGGCCTCGCCGTCGGTGGATTAACTCTCTCTCAATTGCTGGCTGCTGAGGCCGCACAGGGAATTCGAAATTCTAACAAGTCGATCATCATGATCTACTTGCCTGGTGGACCACCTCATCAGGATCTATTCGACCTGAAACCCAACGCTCCAGTTGAAATCCGGGGAGAATTCAAACCGATCAAAACGTCAGTGCCTGGAATTGAGATTTGCGAACTCTTACCACAACTCGCACAGCGCATGGATCGACTGGCTCTCATTCGATCACTTGTGGGAGCCAAGGATCGACACGAATCATTTCAATGCCTGACGGGCCGTCTACGCGACAACCAACCGGCCGGTGGTTGGCCTGAAATGGGTGCGATCTTATCCAAACTTCAGGGACCAAGAGACATTTCAGTGCCACCCTTTGTCGGTCTCTCACCGCGCATGAAGCACACCCCTTACAACAACGGAAAGCCAGGTTTTTTGGGCCCAGCCCACGCGGCTTTCCAACCCAATGGTGACGGTCGCAATGACCTCTTATTGGGCGATGTGTCCGTTGACCGCTTGGAAAATCGCCGACACCTGCTCGGCTCGTTGGATGCATTGCGCCGACGCGCAGAAGTGTCTGCCACAATCGCCGGTGCGGGAGCGCTGCAACAACAAGCATTGGGAGTCCTGACCTCCAGTCGCCTCGCGAATGCACTTGATCTCACTCGGGAAGATCCCAAGATACTCGCACGCTACGGAAAAGGTACCGAGCGAGTTCAAGGGGACGCCGCGCCACGACTTAATCAACAATTCCTTTTGGCTCGACGCTTGATTGAAGCAGGAGTACGCTGCGTCACCTTGAGCTACAGCTTCTGGGACTGGCACGGAAACAATTTCGGATTAGCTCGAAAAAATTTCCCGGACCTCGATCAAGCAGTCTCCGCCCTTGTGGACGATTTGCACGAGCGAGGACTGGAACAGGACGTGACGGTCATTGTCTACGGAGAGTTTGGTCGCACACCCCGGATTAATAAGAACGCCGGACGAGATCACTGGCCCAATGTTGCCTGTGCATTGCTGGCGGGCGGAGGCATGCAAACCGGACAGGTCATTGGGTCAACCGATCGTCACGGAGCAGAAGCGAAAGATCGACCCGTCCATTTCCAGGAGATTTTCGCGACCCTCTACCGCAACCTGGGAATTGACGCGCAAAACATGACCGTCAGCGACCTGACTGGTCGTCCGCAATATCTGGTCGACGGCGATTTCGCAGCCTTACCCGAGCTGATCTAA
- a CDS encoding DUF1080 domain-containing protein produces MDFPKLTLPLVCLHLVLATPAINCQAQQTDTQQTDANGFIPLFNGQDLKGWVNVNCAPNTWTVKEGVIHCTGKPIGELRTERMYQNFVLELEWRHLRPKGNAGVFVWADALPARGQPFHRAIEVQVLDGREADWYTSDGDIFPIHGATMIPKNGRGGSRAFPTEKRSKPSPAWNHYRIECLDGSIKLSVNGKVVTEGSQCTPRKGYICLESEGSPAEFRNIQLKELPATSVPPTQIAKPTEGFISLYNGVDLTGWKMHPGLVDHWKSNDWRLTYDGKATGKEKNLWTEESFGDFQLIVDWRWNGKYDATTQRPVILPSGQHAKNEDGSEKQIDVPIADSGIYLRGTPKGQINIWQWPIGSGEIWGYRTDSSQTDEVRAAATPQVPADQPIGQWNRFLITLIGDRLSVELNGQQVINQCQLSGLPAEGPIALQHHGDPIEFANIFIKRLD; encoded by the coding sequence ATGGATTTTCCAAAGTTGACGTTACCGCTTGTTTGCCTGCATCTTGTTCTGGCAACGCCGGCGATCAATTGCCAAGCCCAACAAACCGACACCCAACAAACGGACGCAAACGGATTCATTCCACTGTTCAATGGGCAAGATCTGAAGGGCTGGGTCAACGTCAACTGCGCGCCAAACACTTGGACCGTGAAAGAAGGTGTAATCCACTGCACGGGTAAACCAATCGGCGAATTACGTACAGAACGGATGTACCAGAATTTCGTGTTGGAATTAGAGTGGCGACACTTACGCCCGAAGGGGAATGCGGGGGTCTTTGTCTGGGCAGATGCCTTACCGGCACGCGGCCAGCCGTTTCACCGTGCGATCGAAGTTCAGGTCTTGGATGGTCGCGAAGCAGACTGGTACACATCCGATGGAGACATCTTCCCCATCCATGGAGCTACGATGATTCCCAAAAATGGACGAGGTGGATCGCGAGCTTTTCCGACCGAAAAACGAAGCAAGCCTTCCCCGGCATGGAATCACTATCGCATCGAATGTCTTGACGGTAGCATCAAACTGTCCGTCAACGGAAAGGTGGTCACCGAAGGCTCGCAATGTACGCCAAGGAAAGGATACATCTGCTTGGAATCGGAGGGCTCACCGGCCGAGTTCCGCAACATTCAACTCAAAGAATTGCCCGCGACCTCCGTCCCTCCCACGCAAATTGCCAAACCGACCGAAGGGTTCATTAGTCTTTACAACGGAGTCGATCTCACCGGCTGGAAAATGCATCCAGGCCTCGTCGACCACTGGAAGTCCAACGATTGGCGTCTGACTTACGATGGAAAAGCAACCGGTAAAGAAAAAAATCTTTGGACGGAAGAATCGTTTGGCGACTTTCAGCTGATTGTCGATTGGCGTTGGAACGGAAAATACGACGCAACGACCCAACGGCCCGTCATTCTCCCCAGCGGTCAGCATGCCAAAAATGAAGACGGCTCAGAAAAACAGATCGATGTGCCCATCGCAGATTCTGGCATCTACTTACGAGGCACTCCGAAAGGGCAGATTAATATTTGGCAGTGGCCGATTGGTTCTGGTGAAATCTGGGGCTACCGAACCGATTCGAGTCAAACGGATGAGGTACGAGCTGCCGCGACGCCCCAAGTGCCGGCCGATCAGCCGATCGGTCAATGGAATCGATTTCTGATCACACTAATCGGCGATCGGCTCTCTGTTGAACTCAATGGCCAGCAAGTCATCAACCAATGCCAACTCTCCGGTTTACCCGCCGAGGGGCCAATCGCCCTGCAGCATCATGGCGATCCGATCGAATTCGCGAACATCTTCATCAAGCGGCTGGACTGA
- a CDS encoding HEAT repeat domain-containing protein: MPRSKAFLFLVLSLLVGSLTTAALAQEATVARLIKALGSKQASTQIKAAKALSQRGADAAPATAALAKALNSPTVQVKNAAALALAAIGPDAKESLTALTKALRDKHPGVRARAAYAIGKIGNVNDATLEVMIGSALDPDVTVRRQVRDALRNIEAPREKTLPIWVRTLKEANDEEIMPALMTLAEEGKNALPVLADALKHEDASYWATLIIAEIGPDAAPLTPNLIEVLKHDDPETRMNALVALGEIGPGAAAATNEIITHLQSEDSDNVRYAAAFALGAIETRKTASPAAKAALEKLLDTPDLGLGSIAARGLLLNHLDDDDDEKAIKVTVQALGSDDPNIRHLAVRTLAEMTPRGSEPSPEVVDAFVRVMSDSSPHVVGEVIGALAAQGKSATPRVIRGLGNKELRPYAVQVAILLGPDAADAVPALLNAWGDTQANDGLKQEIQFALGAIGPASKPAIPKLIESLSSKSPEVRYSACYALGRIGPAAKAAVPKLKALLGARDEFDRLAGVWALIRVEPGNSEIQALAIPLLTKTLKDPRGHLRIKAADSLGHIGAAAKAALPALKAASKDSDPNVAEAAKAAIRDISGN, encoded by the coding sequence ATGCCTCGTTCGAAGGCCTTTCTATTTTTAGTTTTGAGTTTGCTTGTGGGCTCGCTCACGACAGCTGCGCTCGCCCAAGAGGCAACAGTGGCTCGTCTGATCAAAGCACTCGGTTCCAAGCAAGCATCGACACAGATCAAAGCCGCCAAAGCGTTATCCCAGCGAGGTGCCGACGCAGCTCCTGCAACAGCCGCTTTAGCAAAGGCACTAAACTCACCCACCGTTCAAGTCAAGAACGCGGCCGCCTTGGCACTCGCAGCCATTGGCCCTGACGCAAAAGAAAGCTTGACAGCGTTAACCAAAGCGTTGAGGGACAAGCATCCTGGCGTTCGCGCTCGAGCTGCCTACGCCATCGGCAAAATTGGAAACGTGAACGACGCCACGCTGGAAGTCATGATCGGCAGTGCCCTGGATCCCGACGTGACCGTTCGGCGTCAAGTTCGTGACGCACTGCGAAATATCGAAGCACCACGTGAAAAGACACTTCCCATCTGGGTGCGTACGCTGAAAGAGGCGAACGATGAAGAAATCATGCCGGCGTTAATGACGCTGGCCGAAGAGGGCAAAAACGCACTGCCAGTTCTCGCGGACGCTCTAAAACACGAAGATGCCTCCTACTGGGCAACTCTGATCATTGCAGAAATCGGACCCGATGCGGCTCCTTTGACGCCGAACTTGATTGAAGTCCTCAAACATGACGACCCGGAAACTCGCATGAACGCCCTCGTGGCACTCGGCGAGATTGGACCTGGAGCTGCTGCTGCAACGAATGAGATCATTACCCACCTCCAGTCCGAGGATTCCGACAACGTACGATACGCGGCTGCCTTTGCACTCGGAGCGATCGAAACAAGAAAGACCGCCAGCCCGGCTGCAAAAGCAGCCTTGGAAAAATTGCTGGACACCCCTGATCTCGGACTGGGAAGTATTGCGGCTCGCGGTTTGTTGCTCAACCATTTAGATGACGATGACGATGAAAAAGCGATCAAGGTGACGGTTCAAGCACTCGGCTCCGATGATCCCAACATTCGTCATCTGGCAGTCCGCACGCTTGCAGAAATGACGCCACGCGGCTCGGAACCCAGTCCCGAAGTGGTGGATGCTTTTGTAAGAGTCATGAGTGATTCGTCTCCCCACGTGGTTGGCGAAGTGATCGGTGCTTTGGCCGCTCAAGGGAAGAGCGCAACTCCACGAGTCATTCGTGGCCTCGGCAACAAAGAACTCCGACCCTATGCGGTTCAGGTGGCGATCTTGTTGGGGCCCGATGCCGCAGACGCAGTTCCTGCATTACTGAATGCTTGGGGAGACACCCAAGCAAACGATGGCCTGAAACAGGAAATCCAATTCGCGTTGGGAGCCATTGGACCCGCCTCCAAGCCTGCGATTCCAAAATTGATTGAATCGTTGTCGAGCAAATCCCCGGAAGTGCGTTACAGCGCCTGTTACGCGTTGGGGCGTATCGGCCCGGCTGCCAAAGCGGCGGTGCCAAAACTGAAGGCGTTGCTCGGCGCCCGTGATGAATTTGACAGACTGGCCGGCGTCTGGGCACTCATTCGAGTTGAACCCGGTAACTCCGAAATTCAGGCTCTGGCGATTCCGTTACTGACGAAAACTCTCAAGGACCCGCGGGGACACCTTCGCATCAAGGCGGCCGATTCGCTGGGCCATATCGGAGCGGCAGCCAAAGCGGCCTTGCCAGCCCTGAAAGCCGCATCGAAGGACTCGGACCCAAATGTGGCCGAGGCGGCCAAAGCGGCGATCCGCGACATTTCAGGCAATTAG
- a CDS encoding PaaI family thioesterase, translating to MKRHSVTGKQPNSKMCLVCGLGNQFGLQTAFYEVDSNQLVAVFSPQQAHQGYPDRLHGGIAASILDETIGRAIRLQHGDELWGVTIELNTKFRAPIPLDQEIRVVGRVTKDRRRDFEGTGELLLQDGTVAAEARGRYLKMSVDRIADFDYEAQEWKVIPSDGDPAEFHFKER from the coding sequence ATGAAACGGCATTCTGTTACGGGTAAACAGCCCAACTCGAAAATGTGCCTCGTCTGCGGTCTAGGTAATCAATTCGGCTTGCAGACGGCATTCTACGAAGTGGATAGCAATCAGTTGGTCGCCGTCTTTTCGCCTCAGCAAGCGCATCAAGGTTATCCTGATCGACTGCACGGAGGAATCGCCGCATCAATCCTTGATGAAACCATCGGTCGCGCAATTCGTCTCCAACATGGCGACGAGCTGTGGGGTGTCACCATTGAATTAAACACGAAATTCCGAGCGCCGATTCCACTCGATCAGGAAATCCGCGTGGTAGGCCGTGTCACCAAGGATCGGCGTCGTGATTTCGAAGGAACAGGCGAATTGCTGCTGCAGGATGGCACCGTCGCAGCAGAGGCACGAGGCCGATACCTCAAGATGTCTGTCGATCGGATCGCGGATTTCGACTATGAGGCTCAAGAATGGAAAGTCATCCCATCCGATGGCGATCCGGCCGAATTCCATTTCAAAGAGCGTTAG
- the amrS gene encoding AmmeMemoRadiSam system radical SAM enzyme: MFAIVSHARFDFVSISGQSPMSQKTRFPPPRRPAPDGSVEAGWWHRTDDDRIVCDLCPRECHLKPGDRGFCFVRENRDGEMRLTTYGRSTGFCIDPIEKKPLNHFFPGTSVLSFGTAGCNLGCKFCQNWSISKSREVRQLSEIATPETIANAAEQHGCKSVAFTYNDPVIWAEYAIDTARACRQRGIKTVAVTAGYISEVARRPFYEQIDAANVDLKAFSEAFYQELTLSHLKPVLETLDWLHHETKVWVEITNLVIPQANDGDDEFRAMCDWLLDHVGDEVPLHFTAFHPDFRLKDRDATSLETLLRGYELATQAGVKYVYVGNVNDVQHQSTYCPSCKQMLIERDWHQLGRYNLKDNRCQACRQVVAGHFETTPGDWGRKRLPIRISEFATERSPLTRSDVGESQPPAGETQMNQPMADPPNGDVDRPELTKSQQQAIVRITSEIVRAAVMNCQPEVTEEMFAGAAEIPVFGCFVSIKRKQKLRGCCGFLGRRMPLVQALVGSAKTSATEDSRMPSVSPSELPFLDFEIWLLYGQQPITSQGNDRLQDIIIGKHGLQIEHGETRGLLLPGVASDHRLDPEGFLQQVCIKAGLPPTDWREDDAQLATFEGLLIEGPFQRDLLANESPKTTERFSKEELQALSSWCAQNICASCRGAVPTFYLPNISDSSIHGVNLEINLQGRSEPLRLSQMSLRQVVPLQATLFQMSETAGKQFELEGLSQITPRELSVAISLAYDPAMHGTLAEPDMDGFDPSQRALLVNQNSKSAWAFDPNLAVPQLLEQLAEKADITIPETASLSSYTAQANITPMWVVNVPRPAIGPQQRPPAVAGMFYPDNPDQLKAVVQDLIPTDHVPKRSWRAALVPHAGLMFSGKVAADVLRRIEFPPTIIVIGPKHTGLGVEWAVAPHDSWQIPGGNIPSDPELAQQLCDSIEGLQLDAIAHLREHAIEVELPFLAQFAPQSKVVGIAIGEANFEHCQRISQGLARVLEDRLEETLLIISSDMNHYASDDETRRVDELALRALEGLDPQQLFHTVRDNNISMCGMLPACIVLDSLRRLNCLRRAERVGYATSADVSNDKSRVVGYAGMLFE, encoded by the coding sequence ATGTTTGCCATTGTGTCGCATGCGCGTTTCGATTTCGTTTCGATTTCAGGCCAGTCACCCATGTCTCAAAAAACAAGGTTCCCGCCGCCCCGGCGACCTGCGCCCGACGGCTCCGTCGAAGCAGGCTGGTGGCACCGGACGGATGACGACCGAATCGTCTGTGATCTTTGCCCTCGAGAATGTCATTTAAAACCGGGCGATCGCGGATTCTGCTTTGTACGTGAGAATCGTGATGGCGAAATGCGATTGACCACCTACGGTCGCAGTACCGGCTTTTGCATTGACCCAATAGAAAAGAAACCGCTCAATCATTTTTTCCCTGGAACGAGTGTACTTTCGTTCGGGACTGCCGGCTGCAATCTTGGCTGCAAATTCTGCCAAAACTGGTCGATCTCGAAGTCACGGGAAGTTCGCCAACTGAGTGAAATCGCAACCCCCGAAACGATTGCGAACGCGGCCGAGCAGCATGGGTGTAAGAGCGTCGCTTTCACTTATAACGATCCGGTAATTTGGGCCGAGTATGCGATCGATACGGCGCGTGCTTGCCGTCAGCGCGGAATCAAAACTGTCGCTGTCACGGCCGGATACATCAGTGAAGTTGCTCGCCGGCCATTCTACGAACAGATCGATGCGGCAAATGTTGACTTGAAGGCATTTTCGGAAGCTTTCTATCAGGAACTCACGCTTTCACATCTCAAACCTGTTCTGGAAACGTTAGATTGGCTGCATCACGAAACCAAGGTCTGGGTTGAAATCACAAATCTAGTAATTCCCCAAGCGAATGACGGGGACGACGAATTCCGAGCGATGTGCGACTGGCTACTCGATCACGTTGGTGACGAAGTACCTCTGCATTTCACCGCCTTTCATCCTGACTTCCGCCTAAAAGATCGTGATGCGACTTCGCTCGAAACACTGTTACGTGGCTACGAGTTGGCAACCCAAGCAGGTGTCAAATATGTCTATGTGGGCAATGTGAACGACGTTCAACACCAAAGCACCTACTGCCCTTCGTGTAAGCAAATGTTAATTGAACGAGATTGGCATCAACTTGGCCGATACAATCTCAAAGACAATCGTTGTCAAGCATGTCGACAGGTAGTCGCCGGACATTTTGAGACCACACCCGGTGACTGGGGGCGAAAGCGATTACCTATTCGAATATCGGAATTCGCGACCGAACGATCTCCGCTCACCCGATCAGACGTCGGTGAGTCACAGCCACCCGCGGGAGAAACTCAGATGAATCAACCCATGGCAGATCCGCCCAATGGAGATGTCGATCGCCCGGAACTCACGAAAAGTCAACAGCAGGCAATCGTCCGCATCACCAGCGAAATCGTGCGAGCTGCGGTGATGAATTGCCAACCCGAGGTAACCGAAGAGATGTTTGCTGGCGCCGCAGAAATCCCGGTGTTTGGCTGCTTCGTTTCGATCAAACGAAAACAGAAGCTGCGAGGTTGTTGCGGCTTTCTCGGACGCCGGATGCCGCTCGTCCAGGCGCTCGTCGGATCCGCTAAAACATCTGCAACCGAAGACAGTCGCATGCCAAGCGTCTCACCAAGCGAACTTCCCTTCCTGGATTTCGAAATCTGGTTGCTCTATGGACAGCAGCCAATTACGTCTCAAGGTAACGATCGTCTCCAAGACATCATCATCGGCAAGCACGGCTTGCAAATCGAACATGGTGAGACACGCGGGCTGTTATTACCAGGAGTTGCCAGCGATCACCGCTTGGACCCCGAAGGGTTTCTCCAACAAGTCTGTATCAAAGCCGGACTACCTCCGACAGATTGGCGAGAAGATGACGCGCAACTTGCAACCTTTGAAGGCCTGTTAATTGAAGGGCCATTCCAGCGTGATTTGCTCGCGAACGAATCTCCGAAAACAACAGAGCGTTTCTCGAAGGAAGAGCTCCAGGCACTGAGTAGTTGGTGTGCACAAAACATTTGCGCCAGTTGCCGTGGCGCCGTCCCCACCTTTTACCTACCCAATATCTCGGATAGTTCAATCCATGGAGTGAATCTTGAAATCAATCTGCAAGGACGATCGGAGCCTCTTCGATTGTCCCAAATGTCGCTCCGCCAAGTAGTCCCATTGCAAGCGACCCTGTTTCAAATGAGTGAAACAGCAGGCAAACAATTTGAACTGGAAGGACTCTCTCAAATCACTCCGCGAGAGCTGAGTGTGGCAATCAGTCTGGCCTACGATCCGGCGATGCATGGAACACTCGCTGAACCCGATATGGATGGCTTCGATCCGTCGCAGCGCGCGCTCCTCGTAAATCAGAATTCGAAATCGGCGTGGGCCTTCGATCCCAATCTCGCTGTGCCTCAACTGCTGGAACAATTAGCAGAAAAAGCCGATATCACGATCCCTGAGACCGCCTCCCTTTCCAGCTACACCGCACAGGCAAACATCACGCCAATGTGGGTCGTAAATGTTCCACGACCAGCCATCGGTCCGCAGCAACGCCCGCCGGCTGTCGCAGGAATGTTCTATCCCGATAACCCCGACCAGCTAAAAGCGGTCGTGCAGGATTTGATTCCCACGGATCACGTCCCGAAGCGATCATGGCGAGCGGCTCTTGTTCCACATGCTGGATTAATGTTCTCCGGCAAAGTTGCAGCCGACGTTTTGAGACGAATTGAATTTCCACCGACGATTATTGTGATTGGACCAAAGCACACCGGATTAGGAGTCGAATGGGCAGTTGCTCCCCATGACAGTTGGCAGATCCCCGGCGGAAACATTCCCTCCGATCCAGAATTGGCGCAGCAGCTCTGCGATTCGATTGAAGGGCTCCAACTGGATGCAATCGCTCATCTGCGAGAACACGCGATTGAAGTCGAGCTACCATTTCTAGCACAATTCGCACCCCAATCAAAAGTCGTGGGCATCGCGATCGGTGAAGCAAATTTCGAGCATTGTCAACGAATTAGCCAGGGCTTAGCCCGGGTCCTGGAAGATCGGCTTGAAGAAACGCTGTTGATCATTTCAAGCGATATGAATCACTATGCAAGCGATGATGAAACGCGACGAGTCGACGAATTGGCGCTCCGCGCGCTCGAGGGCCTTGATCCTCAGCAGCTTTTCCATACGGTTAGAGACAATAACATCAGCATGTGCGGCATGTTGCCGGCGTGCATCGTCCTTGATTCGCTGCGGCGTCTGAATTGTCTCAGACGCGCAGAACGAGTCGGTTACGCAACAAGTGCCGATGTATCTAACGACAAGTCGCGTGTCGTTGGCTATGCCGGCATGCTTTTTGAATGA
- a CDS encoding NAD(P)-dependent oxidoreductase — protein sequence MIKFSQLRLTPGAVMRMVADVVLLQLAIILALVVRFYVVVNFEELGTTTVSELLALYQGWYVRAAAPLTILCLFVFYVTGFYTRGVTYQSRYKVLVVTQAVSVSFLVYISAVLFFNVYDGQLSFAKSAMVLAWGFSILLLAGARVWNQIWQKTANPEVRPLVKPSDTGRVLVIGGGGYIGSALVPKLLDDGYQVRVLDIMMFGSESLSAVIGHPNLEVVRGDFRQVDNVVQALQDIDCVVHLGAIVGDPACALDESLTIDINLSATRMLAELAKAHGVRQFIFASTCSVYGASPDLLDERSEARPLGIYGNTKYASESLLMEMADSRFAPTILRFATIYGFSGRTRFDLVVNLLSAKAKIDGEITVHDGDQWRPFVHVEDAAASIVSVLNAPIATVNNEIFNVGASDQNFTIKEVGELIHERVITAKLLLSETENDRRDYRVDFSKIRNLLDFQPKWTVQDGIQQVLEAIASGQVTDYRDPQYSNVAFLSQEGTEGLERDRWARELIKDLTSQ from the coding sequence GTGATCAAATTTAGCCAACTTCGTTTGACGCCTGGTGCTGTGATGCGCATGGTTGCCGATGTCGTTTTACTCCAGTTAGCGATCATCTTGGCGTTGGTCGTTCGCTTTTATGTGGTTGTAAATTTCGAGGAACTGGGGACGACCACTGTAAGTGAATTATTGGCTCTTTATCAGGGTTGGTATGTCCGCGCCGCTGCGCCGCTCACGATATTGTGTCTCTTTGTTTTTTATGTGACCGGTTTTTACACCCGTGGTGTCACCTATCAGAGTCGCTACAAGGTCTTGGTGGTGACGCAAGCAGTTTCTGTGAGTTTTTTGGTTTACATCAGTGCGGTTTTATTCTTTAACGTCTACGACGGTCAGCTGTCCTTCGCGAAGTCAGCCATGGTTTTGGCATGGGGCTTCAGCATTTTGCTGCTAGCCGGGGCACGTGTTTGGAATCAGATTTGGCAGAAGACGGCAAATCCTGAGGTGCGACCGCTGGTCAAGCCGAGTGACACGGGGCGAGTCCTCGTCATTGGTGGTGGCGGTTACATTGGCTCCGCATTGGTGCCGAAATTGTTGGACGATGGTTATCAAGTTCGCGTTCTGGACATCATGATGTTCGGCAGCGAATCGCTCTCCGCCGTGATCGGACATCCGAACCTCGAGGTGGTCCGAGGGGACTTTCGGCAGGTTGACAATGTGGTGCAAGCTTTGCAGGACATTGATTGTGTGGTTCATTTGGGTGCGATTGTGGGCGATCCGGCTTGTGCCTTGGACGAATCTCTCACGATTGATATCAACTTGTCGGCCACACGAATGTTGGCGGAACTTGCCAAAGCACATGGCGTTCGGCAGTTTATCTTCGCCAGCACCTGTTCTGTGTATGGGGCGAGTCCGGATCTTTTGGATGAGCGATCAGAAGCCAGGCCGTTGGGGATTTATGGCAATACAAAATACGCTTCGGAATCGTTATTAATGGAAATGGCGGATTCCAGATTTGCTCCGACCATTCTACGTTTTGCCACGATTTATGGATTTTCGGGGCGAACGCGTTTTGATTTGGTTGTTAATCTGCTGTCTGCCAAAGCGAAGATCGATGGTGAGATCACCGTGCACGATGGTGACCAGTGGCGTCCATTTGTGCATGTTGAAGATGCAGCGGCTTCGATCGTTTCAGTTCTGAATGCCCCGATTGCTACCGTAAACAATGAGATTTTCAACGTCGGAGCGAGCGATCAGAACTTCACGATTAAAGAGGTGGGAGAGTTGATTCACGAGCGGGTGATCACGGCCAAGTTGTTACTGTCGGAAACGGAAAATGACCGTCGTGACTACCGTGTTGATTTCAGTAAGATTCGAAACCTGTTGGACTTTCAGCCGAAGTGGACGGTGCAAGATGGAATCCAGCAGGTTTTAGAAGCGATAGCCAGTGGGCAAGTAACCGACTACCGAGACCCACAGTACAGCAACGTGGCCTTTCTGAGTCAGGAAGGTACGGAAGGCTTAGAGCGAGATCGATGGGCGCGCGAGCTGATCAAGGATCTGACCAGTCAGTAA